The Actinomadura sp. WMMB 499 genome includes a window with the following:
- a CDS encoding GDSL-type esterase/lipase family protein — protein sequence MQTWTTTPITADLLRGALDLERTARGVLPHRLPARARAQNTDGQLAMAEAQPAGVRLAFRTRATAVELDALPTKRAYAGAPPRPDGVYVLLVDGRPHDLGVLPGGDTLTIDMATGAAEHRPGPVGTLRFTGLPDRAKDVEIWLPHNETTELVELRTDAPVEPAPVRGRTWLHHGSSISHGSNADDPTATWPAIAARGAGVELVNLGFGGGALLDPFTARAMRDAPADLISVKIGINLVNADAMRLRAFGPAVHGFLDTVRDGHPDAPLLVVSPIYCPIHEDTPGPTAMDPAGIAAGRLRFTATGDPAETALGKLTLNVVRDELARIVAQRAADDPNLHHLDGRDLYGETDFAELPLPDDLHPDAAAHGRIGERFTARAFGPGGPFG from the coding sequence ATGCAGACCTGGACCACCACCCCCATCACCGCGGACCTCCTGCGCGGTGCCCTCGACCTCGAGCGCACCGCGCGGGGCGTGCTGCCGCACCGGCTGCCCGCCCGGGCGCGCGCGCAGAACACCGACGGGCAGCTCGCCATGGCCGAGGCCCAGCCCGCCGGCGTCCGGCTGGCCTTCCGCACCCGCGCCACCGCCGTCGAACTGGACGCGCTGCCCACCAAGCGCGCCTACGCGGGCGCCCCGCCCCGCCCCGACGGCGTCTACGTGCTGCTCGTCGACGGCCGCCCGCACGACCTGGGCGTCCTGCCGGGCGGCGACACCCTCACCATCGACATGGCCACCGGCGCGGCCGAGCACCGCCCCGGCCCGGTCGGCACCCTCCGCTTCACCGGCCTGCCGGACCGCGCCAAGGACGTCGAGATCTGGCTGCCGCACAACGAGACCACCGAGCTCGTCGAGCTGCGCACCGACGCGCCCGTCGAGCCCGCGCCCGTCCGCGGCCGGACCTGGCTGCACCACGGCAGCTCGATCAGCCACGGCTCCAACGCCGACGACCCCACCGCCACCTGGCCCGCCATCGCCGCCCGCGGCGCCGGGGTGGAGCTGGTCAACCTCGGCTTCGGCGGCGGCGCCCTGCTCGACCCCTTCACCGCCCGCGCCATGCGCGACGCCCCCGCCGACCTGATCAGCGTCAAGATCGGCATCAACCTGGTCAACGCCGACGCGATGCGCCTGCGCGCCTTCGGCCCGGCCGTCCACGGCTTCCTCGACACCGTCCGCGACGGCCACCCGGACGCGCCGCTGCTGGTCGTCTCGCCGATCTACTGCCCGATCCACGAGGACACCCCCGGCCCCACCGCCATGGATCCCGCCGGCATCGCCGCCGGACGCCTGCGCTTCACCGCCACGGGCGACCCGGCCGAAACCGCCCTCGGCAAGCTGACCCTGAACGTCGTCCGGGACGAGCTGGCCCGCATCGTCGCGCAGCGCGCGGCCGACGACCCGAACCTGCACCACCTCGACGGCCGCGACCTCTACGGGGAGACCGACTTCGCCGAACTGCCCCTCCCCGACGACCTCCACCCGGACGCCGCCGCCCACGGGCGCATCGGCGAACGGTTCACCGCCCGCGCCTTCGGCCCCGGCGGCCCGTTCGGGTGA
- a CDS encoding permease prefix domain 1-containing protein: protein MTAVDEHLAALDGALRGPARTKARMLTEVRDGLADATDALAGAGLAADAAERRAVRDFGAVADVAPGFQHELTIAQARRTALAAALSAPVLLLCWQVAGLQVAGADTGVLPYTARLVGGAAAVAALLSACCLAATGAWARRLPVPRRLPVTVAWAGTTAGAALGVSAVALTAASALAANWPLAALVAVLTLAFHAKVAGSARACRHCARLAPT, encoded by the coding sequence GTGACCGCCGTCGACGAGCACCTCGCCGCCCTCGACGGCGCCCTGCGGGGTCCCGCCCGCACCAAGGCGCGGATGCTCACCGAGGTGCGGGACGGGCTGGCCGACGCGACCGACGCCCTCGCCGGGGCGGGCCTCGCGGCGGACGCCGCCGAGCGCCGCGCCGTCCGCGACTTCGGCGCCGTCGCGGACGTCGCGCCGGGCTTCCAGCACGAGCTCACGATCGCCCAGGCGCGCCGGACCGCCCTCGCCGCCGCGCTCAGCGCGCCCGTCCTCCTGCTGTGCTGGCAGGTCGCGGGCTTGCAGGTCGCGGGTGCCGATACGGGCGTGCTCCCGTACACCGCGCGTCTCGTCGGCGGCGCCGCCGCGGTCGCCGCCCTGCTGTCCGCGTGCTGCCTCGCCGCCACCGGCGCGTGGGCCCGCCGCCTCCCCGTCCCGCGCCGCCTGCCGGTGACGGTCGCGTGGGCCGGGACGACCGCCGGTGCGGCCCTCGGCGTCAGCGCGGTCGCCCTCACCGCCGCGTCCGCGCTGGCCGCGAACTGGCCGCTCGCCGCACTGGTCGCCGTCCTCACGCTCGCGTTCCACGCGAAGGTCGCCGGGTCCGCGCGGGCCTGCCGGCACTGCGCCCGCCTCGCCCCTACGTGA
- a CDS encoding pyruvate, phosphate dikinase: MTWIHPIAAGSGEPASVLGGKARGLVTLRRLGLPVPPGFAVGTAACRAFLRDGRFPGGLDAELAAAVAGLEDATGRRLGGPDRPLVLAVRSGGAVSMPGMMSTVLNLGLTERATEGLAAETGDARFAHDARRRFLSSFAAAVGVPPDLLDAAAQPAPGPHRHAPPHLTSAAMGLRPEHPAAARDEPGLVGIRAGEALIRERVGKGVPDDARRQLDLAVRAVWTSWNSPRARTYRSINGIADGAGTAVTVQAMVFGNRDERSGTGVAFSRDPGTGEPVPSGEVLFGGQGEDVVSGRTSPARLAELADREPAVWSALVDALHRIEEHHRDACHVEFTFESGELWFLQVRAGGLAGRAAVRVAVDLCDAGVIDRREAVRRVSPHDLRHARAPRLDAAPADVLARGTGASPGVATGRAATTADAAVAMASGGPVVLVRPYTSPLDMHGLAAAAGVVTAAGGTTSHAAVVARSLGRPAVVGAAGLDVRDGALVTIDGTSGEVVAGRAGTVVPPNPHLDRLLAWAAEIT; this comes from the coding sequence ATGACGTGGATCCACCCGATCGCGGCGGGCAGCGGCGAGCCCGCGTCCGTCCTCGGCGGGAAGGCGCGCGGCCTGGTCACGCTGCGGCGGCTGGGGCTGCCGGTGCCGCCCGGGTTCGCCGTCGGCACGGCGGCGTGCCGCGCGTTCCTGCGGGACGGGCGGTTCCCCGGCGGTCTCGACGCCGAACTGGCGGCGGCCGTCGCCGGGCTCGAGGACGCCACGGGACGGCGCCTCGGCGGCCCGGACCGTCCGCTGGTGCTCGCCGTCCGGTCGGGCGGCGCGGTGTCGATGCCCGGCATGATGAGCACGGTCCTGAACCTGGGGCTGACCGAGCGGGCGACGGAGGGCCTCGCGGCCGAGACGGGCGACGCGCGCTTCGCCCACGACGCGCGACGCCGGTTCCTGTCGAGCTTCGCGGCGGCCGTCGGTGTCCCCCCGGACCTCCTCGACGCGGCCGCGCAGCCCGCACCCGGCCCGCACCGGCATGCCCCGCCGCACCTCACGTCCGCGGCCATGGGCCTCCGCCCGGAACATCCCGCCGCCGCGCGGGACGAGCCGGGCCTGGTCGGGATCCGCGCGGGCGAGGCGCTGATCCGGGAGCGGGTCGGCAAGGGGGTTCCGGACGACGCGCGGCGGCAGCTCGACCTCGCCGTCCGGGCCGTGTGGACGTCGTGGAACTCCCCGCGCGCCCGTACCTACCGGTCGATCAACGGCATTGCGGACGGTGCGGGGACGGCCGTCACCGTGCAGGCGATGGTGTTCGGCAACCGCGACGAGCGCAGCGGGACGGGCGTCGCGTTCAGCCGCGATCCGGGCACCGGCGAGCCCGTCCCGTCCGGGGAGGTGCTGTTCGGCGGGCAGGGCGAGGACGTCGTGTCCGGACGGACGAGCCCGGCGCGGCTCGCGGAGCTGGCCGACCGGGAACCGGCGGTGTGGTCGGCCCTCGTCGACGCGCTGCACCGTATCGAGGAGCACCACCGCGACGCGTGCCACGTGGAGTTCACGTTCGAGTCGGGCGAGCTGTGGTTCTTGCAGGTGCGGGCCGGGGGCCTGGCCGGGCGGGCGGCCGTCCGGGTCGCGGTCGACCTGTGCGACGCGGGGGTGATCGACCGGCGCGAGGCGGTCCGGCGCGTGTCCCCCCACGACCTGCGGCACGCGCGCGCCCCGCGCCTCGACGCCGCCCCGGCGGACGTCCTCGCGCGCGGGACCGGCGCCTCCCCGGGCGTCGCGACCGGCCGGGCGGCGACCACCGCGGACGCCGCGGTCGCGATGGCGTCCGGCGGGCCGGTGGTGCTCGTCCGTCCGTACACGTCCCCGCTCGACATGCACGGGCTGGCCGCCGCGGCGGGCGTCGTCACGGCCGCCGGCGGAACGACGAGCCACGCGGCGGTCGTCGCGCGGTCGCTGGGCCGTCCGGCCGTCGTCGGCGCGGCGGGGCTCGACGTGCGGGACGGCGCCCTCGTCACGATCGACGGGACGAGCGGCGAGGTCGTCGCCGGGCGGGCGGGCACGGTCGTGCCGCCGAACCCGCACCTGGACCGGCTGCTCGCCTGGGCCGCCGAGATCACGTAG
- a CDS encoding cell wall metabolism sensor histidine kinase WalK: protein MATMVDIDMAEVFEAMPTPCVLLSPDLRILAMNRAFERMLGLRDRLLGRDLFEAFPGGPDGPNAQSIRPFFERIVAEGEPDILPLTRYDIEDPDRPGHYEVRYWDVITTPLLDRDGRVELLIHRLEDITVFIEHLHRGTLPASPSAGQKAAEAELFVHAQELREVNQRLRDVQVQDRRAAAALQEIVQRQQQEVAVSHDLRNPLAGLQTRLEAALAEPDVDSREVLNAALQDAEWLSEIVADLLELARLDGGEPLAAEPVDLTEVVRETLARQSCRCAVAVHVDRPAVVRGSRSRLVRLLGNLLANADRHARTDVEVSLGTDRDEAVVRVIDDGPGIPAEEREAVFRRFYRGAGARRADPGGTGLGLSIARQTARAHHGTLDIADSPAGTGTCMVLRIPLATG from the coding sequence GTGCGTGCTCCTCTCGCCCGATCTGAGGATCCTCGCGATGAACCGGGCGTTCGAGAGGATGCTGGGCCTGCGCGACCGGTTGCTCGGCCGCGATCTCTTCGAGGCGTTCCCCGGGGGCCCGGACGGTCCGAACGCGCAGTCGATCCGTCCCTTCTTCGAACGCATCGTGGCGGAGGGCGAGCCCGACATCCTGCCGTTGACCCGCTACGACATCGAGGACCCCGACCGGCCCGGTCACTACGAGGTGCGGTACTGGGACGTGATCACCACACCGCTGCTGGACCGTGACGGACGCGTCGAGTTGCTCATCCACCGCCTCGAGGACATCACCGTGTTCATCGAGCACCTCCACCGGGGCACCCTGCCCGCCTCGCCGTCGGCGGGCCAGAAGGCCGCGGAGGCCGAGCTCTTCGTCCATGCCCAGGAACTGCGGGAGGTCAACCAGCGGCTCCGCGACGTGCAGGTGCAGGACCGCCGGGCGGCGGCCGCGCTGCAGGAGATCGTCCAGCGGCAGCAGCAGGAGGTCGCCGTCTCGCACGACCTGCGCAATCCGCTCGCCGGGCTCCAGACCCGCCTGGAGGCGGCCCTGGCCGAACCCGACGTGGACTCCCGCGAGGTCCTGAACGCCGCGCTGCAGGACGCCGAATGGTTGAGCGAGATCGTCGCCGACCTGCTCGAACTCGCCCGGCTCGACGGCGGCGAGCCCCTCGCCGCCGAACCGGTCGACCTGACCGAGGTGGTGCGGGAGACGCTGGCGCGGCAGTCCTGCAGGTGCGCCGTCGCCGTGCACGTCGACCGTCCGGCCGTGGTGCGCGGTTCCCGGTCGCGGCTGGTGCGGCTCCTGGGCAACCTGCTGGCCAACGCCGACCGCCACGCCCGCACGGACGTCGAGGTGTCGCTCGGCACCGACCGGGACGAGGCGGTGGTGCGGGTCATCGACGACGGTCCCGGCATTCCGGCCGAGGAGCGCGAGGCGGTCTTCCGCCGCTTCTACCGCGGCGCGGGCGCCCGCCGCGCCGACCCCGGCGGTACCGGCCTGGGCCTCTCGATCGCCCGGCAGACCGCCCGGGCGCATCACGGCACCCTGGACATCGCCGACAGTCCCGCGGGCACGGGAACCTGCATGGTCCTGCGCATCCCGCTGGCAACCGGCTAG
- a CDS encoding PadR family transcriptional regulator — MRGDAVRGHLDALLLAVLEAGPLHGYAIITAVQERSGGALELRTGTVYPALNRLERVGLLAGSWQSVGARRRRCYALTDAGRRTLAGERTAWREFTSAIGSVLEPGPAT, encoded by the coding sequence ATGAGGGGAGACGCGGTACGGGGACACCTGGACGCCCTGCTGCTCGCCGTGCTCGAAGCCGGTCCGCTGCACGGGTACGCGATCATCACGGCCGTGCAGGAGCGCAGCGGGGGAGCCCTCGAACTGCGCACGGGCACGGTCTATCCCGCGCTCAACCGGCTGGAGCGCGTCGGGCTCCTGGCCGGGAGCTGGCAGTCGGTCGGCGCGCGGCGCCGCCGCTGCTACGCGCTGACCGACGCCGGGCGCCGCACCCTCGCGGGGGAACGGACCGCCTGGCGCGAGTTCACCTCCGCGATCGGCTCCGTCCTCGAACCGGGGCCGGCCACGTGA
- a CDS encoding TetR/AcrR family transcriptional regulator — MVRLTRVQRQERTRAAVLDAARTEFAERGYADAKIDRIAERAELTRGAVYSNFPSKRALYLAVLVDSLDAPGDGTAGPPGGPAPTWGAPATGAAEPDAAPAVPTELDGALGAFARVWLERLPLLGDSPAGAELRLRGAAGLFDDERGRGALAQVTWLEALLLGLALEAHAPDARRVRRVRLAELVLTLLNGAGRLAGTAPGFGDPFDVARACRHLAGLDLDDAFDPPHLPFAVPATAVREGWEPPGGPPDEITGRPADLGADGVVAVLGTGRLRAAEEAVRAARPGDRVTVAVVTADPAEVGRLVRLRAGDMSGCLRRAFAPGAWPRLRLVLDEDGAVAAAAGVTGPGDDTEAAVRVRAGEIVARADGRGAGHAVASIDGTRV, encoded by the coding sequence ATGGTCAGGCTGACGCGGGTCCAGCGGCAGGAGCGGACGCGGGCGGCCGTGCTGGACGCGGCCCGGACGGAGTTCGCCGAGCGCGGCTACGCCGACGCGAAGATCGACCGGATCGCGGAGCGCGCGGAGCTGACCCGGGGCGCGGTGTACTCGAACTTCCCGAGCAAGCGCGCGCTGTACCTGGCGGTCCTGGTCGACTCGCTCGACGCCCCCGGCGACGGGACGGCCGGCCCGCCGGGCGGGCCGGCCCCGACGTGGGGCGCCCCGGCCACCGGTGCGGCCGAGCCGGACGCCGCACCCGCCGTTCCGACCGAGCTGGACGGCGCGCTGGGCGCGTTCGCCCGCGTCTGGCTCGAACGCCTCCCGCTGCTCGGCGACTCCCCCGCGGGCGCCGAGCTGCGGCTGCGCGGGGCCGCCGGGCTGTTCGACGACGAGCGCGGCCGCGGCGCGCTCGCCCAGGTCACGTGGTTGGAGGCGCTGCTGCTCGGGCTGGCGCTGGAGGCGCACGCGCCGGACGCCCGGCGGGTGCGGCGGGTGCGGCTGGCCGAGCTGGTGCTCACGCTGCTGAACGGGGCGGGACGGCTCGCCGGGACGGCGCCGGGGTTCGGCGACCCGTTCGACGTCGCGCGCGCCTGCCGGCACCTCGCCGGGCTCGACCTCGACGACGCCTTCGACCCGCCGCACCTGCCGTTCGCCGTCCCGGCCACGGCCGTCCGGGAGGGGTGGGAGCCGCCCGGGGGGCCGCCGGACGAGATCACCGGCCGCCCGGCGGACCTCGGCGCGGACGGTGTGGTCGCGGTCCTCGGCACCGGACGGCTGCGGGCCGCGGAGGAGGCGGTCCGCGCCGCCCGGCCCGGCGACCGGGTCACCGTGGCCGTGGTGACGGCCGACCCGGCCGAGGTCGGACGGCTCGTGCGGCTGCGGGCCGGCGACATGAGCGGGTGCCTGCGGCGCGCGTTCGCACCGGGCGCGTGGCCGCGCCTGCGCCTCGTCCTGGACGAGGACGGCGCCGTGGCGGCCGCCGCCGGGGTGACCGGACCGGGCGACGACACCGAGGCCGCGGTGCGCGTCCGGGCGGGCGAGATCGTCGCGCGGGCGGACGGGCGGGGCGCGGGCCACGCCGTCGCGTCCATCGACGGGACGCGGGTGTGA
- a CDS encoding ATP-binding cassette domain-containing protein, translated as MSEHGFEAEGLVRRFGATTALDGVDLAAGRGRVLGLLGPNGAGKTTVIRILATLLRPDAGRAAVAGFDVARDPARVRERIALSGQHTSVDEELTGRANLVMIGRLLDLSRRGAERRAGELLARFGLADDADRAVAGYSGGMRRRLDLAASLVGRPEVVFLDEPSAGLDPGRRDELWRLIRDLAGDGVTVLLTTQYLEEADALADAITVIDGGRVIATGAPAELKRRIGGHTIAVRLDDPACAGAAAAILAGVAGRAPDLAGTELSVPVTGADALYETTARFREHRIGVTELSLRLPSLDEVFHALTDDSAKAAR; from the coding sequence ATGAGCGAGCACGGTTTCGAGGCCGAGGGCCTGGTCAGACGGTTCGGCGCGACGACGGCGCTCGACGGCGTCGACCTGGCCGCCGGGCGCGGGCGCGTGCTGGGCCTGCTCGGGCCCAACGGCGCCGGCAAGACGACCGTCATCCGGATCCTGGCGACCCTGCTGCGCCCGGACGCCGGGCGCGCGGCCGTCGCCGGGTTCGACGTGGCCCGCGACCCCGCGCGCGTCCGGGAGCGGATCGCGCTGTCGGGGCAGCACACCAGCGTCGACGAGGAACTCACCGGACGGGCCAACCTGGTCATGATCGGGCGGCTCCTCGACCTGTCCCGGCGCGGCGCGGAGCGGCGCGCGGGCGAGCTGCTCGCCCGGTTCGGGCTGGCGGACGACGCGGACCGGGCCGTCGCGGGCTACTCCGGCGGCATGCGCCGCCGCCTCGACCTGGCGGCGAGCCTCGTCGGCCGGCCCGAGGTCGTCTTCCTCGACGAACCGTCCGCCGGTCTCGACCCTGGCCGGCGCGACGAGCTGTGGCGGCTGATCCGGGACCTGGCGGGCGACGGCGTCACCGTCCTGCTGACCACCCAGTACCTAGAGGAGGCCGACGCGCTCGCCGACGCGATCACCGTCATCGACGGCGGGCGGGTGATCGCCACCGGCGCCCCCGCCGAGCTGAAGCGGCGGATCGGCGGGCACACGATCGCCGTCCGGCTCGACGACCCCGCATGCGCCGGAGCGGCGGCGGCGATCCTCGCCGGGGTCGCCGGGCGCGCCCCCGACCTCGCCGGCACCGAACTCTCCGTCCCCGTCACCGGCGCCGACGCCCTCTACGAGACGACCGCCCGGTTCCGCGAGCACCGCATCGGCGTCACCGAGCTGTCCCTGCGGCTGCCGAGCCTCGACGAGGTATTTCACGCCCTGACCGACGACTCCGCGAAGGCGGCACGATGA
- a CDS encoding ABC transporter permease yields the protein MTTANRPLRTVRHSLVLARRSLAKTKRNPGPIVNGVVSPALFLVLFLYLFGRPVAGSTGDYLQYLFPGILVMGAALSGLVSTGTNINVDLKNGVTDRFRSMPISRLAPLLGSVLADLVRYLLAVALLFVLGVALGFRTGGGAGAALGAAGLAVLFGFCLSWVTVLFGVLVKDAGAVLAFSFITFLPLQLGTSLATPTGSLPGWLSAWAGVNPVTHVMDACRALLNGTPVDGAVTTTLAWCAALFAVFCPLAVRAYGRAQ from the coding sequence ATGACGACCGCGAACCGTCCACTGCGCACCGTCCGGCACAGCCTCGTCCTCGCCCGCCGGAGCCTCGCCAAGACGAAACGCAACCCCGGCCCGATCGTCAACGGGGTCGTCTCGCCCGCCCTGTTCCTGGTGCTGTTCCTGTACCTGTTCGGACGGCCGGTCGCGGGCTCGACCGGCGACTACCTGCAGTACCTCTTCCCGGGCATCCTCGTGATGGGCGCCGCGCTGTCCGGGCTCGTCTCCACCGGGACGAACATCAACGTCGACCTCAAGAACGGCGTGACCGACCGGTTCCGGAGCATGCCGATCAGCCGCCTCGCGCCCCTCCTCGGGTCCGTGCTGGCCGATCTCGTCCGCTACCTGCTCGCCGTCGCGCTGCTGTTCGTCCTCGGCGTCGCGCTCGGCTTCCGCACCGGGGGCGGCGCCGGTGCCGCGCTGGGCGCCGCGGGGCTGGCCGTCCTGTTCGGGTTCTGCCTGAGCTGGGTCACCGTGCTCTTCGGGGTGCTGGTGAAGGACGCCGGGGCCGTTCTGGCGTTCAGCTTCATCACGTTCCTGCCCCTCCAGCTCGGCACGAGCCTCGCCACCCCCACCGGCTCGCTGCCGGGCTGGCTGAGCGCGTGGGCCGGGGTCAACCCCGTGACGCACGTCATGGACGCCTGCCGTGCCCTGCTCAACGGGACCCCGGTGGACGGCGCCGTCACCACCACGCTCGCCTGGTGCGCCGCGCTGTTCGCGGTGTTCTGCCCCCTGGCCGTCCGGGCCTACGGCCGCGCGCAGTGA
- a CDS encoding transcriptional regulator, with protein sequence MHATGSDLLVLHTVRCVGVAGSARLAEAAALPEPDVESELIDLAVAGLVTRLPGEFGGWSLTEAGRASDAARIRDELDATGARPVVTRAYGDFLVLNPELLDIFTAWQLRPDDRARVLAALADFHLRADPVCAELAGALLRFRRYRDRLARALARARAGEREYVTNDLASYHTVWFQLHEDLLVTLGIPR encoded by the coding sequence GTGCACGCGACAGGTAGCGACCTGCTGGTGCTCCACACCGTGCGCTGCGTCGGCGTCGCGGGGTCCGCGCGGCTGGCCGAGGCGGCGGCGCTGCCCGAGCCCGACGTGGAGTCCGAGCTGATCGACCTCGCGGTGGCGGGCCTCGTCACGCGCCTGCCCGGCGAGTTCGGCGGGTGGAGCCTCACCGAGGCCGGGCGGGCGTCCGATGCCGCGCGGATCCGCGACGAGCTGGACGCGACGGGCGCCCGTCCCGTGGTGACCAGGGCGTACGGCGACTTCCTCGTGCTGAACCCGGAGCTGCTCGACATCTTCACCGCGTGGCAGCTCCGCCCGGACGACCGCGCCCGGGTGCTGGCCGCGCTGGCGGACTTCCACCTGCGGGCCGACCCGGTCTGCGCCGAGCTGGCGGGCGCGCTGCTCCGCTTCCGGCGCTACCGCGACCGGCTCGCCCGCGCGCTCGCCCGCGCCCGCGCGGGCGAGCGGGAGTACGTGACGAACGACCTCGCCTCCTACCACACGGTGTGGTTCCAGCTCCACGAGGACCTGCTGGTCACGCTGGGGATCCCGCGATGA